One window of Raphanus sativus cultivar WK10039 unplaced genomic scaffold, ASM80110v3 Scaffold0790, whole genome shotgun sequence genomic DNA carries:
- the LOC108836033 gene encoding uncharacterized protein LOC108836033, producing the protein MNTCQTFTILPLSRRNRPPLPFPDHTVGDGKRTQSLLPPFKMPPFTAVAVDATDSFQFLRRRISARRLRSLIPSPSRGRAGRSLSTTSSSKLFSCLTETGRRLKLLLDQKL; encoded by the exons ATGAACACGTGTCAGACATTCACCATTCTTCCTCTCTCTAGACGAAATCGTCCGCCTCTCCCTTTTCCCGATCACACGGTGGGTGATGGAAAAAGAACACAGAGCCTCCTCCCTCCATTCAAGATGCCTCCGTTCACCGCCGTGGCTGTTGATGCGACAGACAGTTTCCAGTTTCTTCGTCGGAGGATCTCAGCAAGAAGATTAAGAAGCCTTATACCATCACCAAGTCGAGGGAGAGCTGGACGGAGCCTGAGCACGACAAGTTCCTCGAAGCTCTTCAGCT gttTGACAGAGACTGGAAGAAGATTAAAGCTTTTATTGGATCAAAAATTGTGA
- the LOC108820784 gene encoding protein RALF-like 32, with the protein MEYYTFSQGFTENDQERAPAKHHVKKTWVKERYESDEEDGSREEEVNQMIIKEEEDEETKGMVMSSSTMLTSKVKYLNYGALKHDTPPAASSGGGRVMPPPSNRYHRGHPKYYRCRG; encoded by the coding sequence ATGGAGTACTACACATTTTCTCAAGGGTTTACCGAAAACGACCAAGAACGTGCGCCGGCAAAGCATCACGTGAAGAAGACGTGGGTGAAAGAACGTTATGAgagtgatgaagaagatggtTCGAGAGAGGAAGAGGTGAACCAAATGATcataaaagaagaagaggatgaagaaacTAAAGGTATGGTGATGTCATCTAGTACGATGCTAACAAGTAAGGTGAAGTATCTTAACTATGGAGCTCTCAAACATGATACGCCACCGGCAGCGTCTAGTGGTGGAGGAAGAGTCATGCCTCCTCCGTCGAACAGGTACCACCGTGGTCATCCCAAGTACTACAGATGCAGGGGTTGA